GATATTGGCGAAGAAGTTCCTGAGCATCCTTTGTTCAATATTTCCTTCGGACATAAAAAAAATGAAGGTATTGATGATATCGTTTTTACTGCGGGATTTTATATCATTTCATTTCAGAAAATTATTTCCGGTGAAATTACATATGGTAAAAAGGAATTTGACTATGGCAGAGGTAAAATGGTATTTTTTAAGCCTAATCAAACAGTTACTTTTAAGAATGTAAAGCTGGAAGATGAATGCTTTTTAATTACAATTGATGAAGATTTTCTTTCAGGAACTGCTGTCAATAAGGAAATTAAAAGTTATGGTTATTTTGAGTACGAGATCAATGAAGCCCTCAATCTTTCGCCTGCGGAAGAAGAAACAATTTGGAATCTCGTAAGGATAATGCATCAGGAAATTCATAATAATACGGACAATTATAGTAAACGTATTCTGTTGGCTCATCTAGGAACTTTATTGACCTATTCTCAGCGTTTTTACAAAAGACAGTTCATCAATCGTTTAGAGATAATTGGAACATTTGCCAATAGGTTTCAGCAATTGCTCAACGATTACTACGATAAAAATCTAGTCCAACAGTCCGGTCTTCCGACAGTTTCGTATATGGCTGAAAAATTTAATGTTTCCTCACGATATTTAAGTGACCTTCTTAAACAGGAAACAGGTAAAACAGCGCTCGAATTAATCCATATTCATTTGATAAAAGAAGCAAAAAATCTTCTTATAGAAGGAAAAATGAATATCTCCGAAATTTCTTTTACGCTGGGATTTGAAAACCCTAATTACTTTGCGAGACTTTTTAAAAAAGAGGTTGGTACTCCACCTAACATTTTTAGGGAAAACCATTTAAACTAACACCTATAACTTCTTGAAGTAGTAATAACAAGGCTTAAATTCTCTTTTGCCTCAGTAATACTATACAATCATTAATTAAATTTTATTTACAATTAATCAAATATGAATACAGAAACAATACAAACATTCGAAAATTTCGAGTTCAAAAATGGACTGAAAACCAAAAACAGAATTGCAATGACACCAATGACAACGTGGGCAAGCAATGATGATTACACCGTGGCAGATGATGAAATTAAACATTATGAAGCTCGCAGTTCAGATGTAGGTTTGGTAATAACAGGATGCACAAGGGTTACAGCAAATGGAATAGGCTTCAATAATGAATATGCGGCTTATGATGATGCATTTCTACCAGGTCTTGAAAAACTAGCAACGGCTGCAAAACGTGGCGGAGCTCCCGCAATATTGCAGATTTATCACGCAGGAAACAAAGCGGTTCTGGATCTCATTCCCGACGGTATTCCTGTAAGCGCAGGTAACGTGGCAACAGCGCCATCTGCATTTTCAGCTGGAGGCGTGGTTTCTCGTGAACTGACACATTCTGAGATTTTAGAAATTATAAAAGCCTTCGGAGATACGACATACAGAGCTATTAAAGCAGGATTCGACGGTGTAGAGCTGCACGGAGCTCACGGATTTCTGTTGCAGAATTTCTTTTCGCCATATTACAACCAAAGAAATGACCATTGGGGTGGATCAGAAGAAAAACGTATGAATTTTGCCTTGGAAGTGATTAAGGAAGTTCAGGACGTTATCAAAAAATATGCAGACAGACCATTCTTAATTGGTTTTAGAATATCTCCCGAAGAACCTGAAAGTTACAGGGTAAAAGATACTTTTCCATTGATTGACAAATTGATCGATGCAGGAATTGATTATCTCCACGTCTCTCTATCTGATTTATTAAATCAAAAGCCTTTAGAAGATCAAAATGGTAACGACACTATTTTAAAACTAATACTTTCTCACGTTGATCAAAGAATTCCGGTAATCGCTGCGGGAGGCATCAAGCAGGCGGAAGATGCTGTTGCTGCTATTGAATTGGGATTGTCTTTGGTTGCTGTGGGACAC
The sequence above is a segment of the Chryseobacterium turcicum genome. Coding sequences within it:
- a CDS encoding helix-turn-helix domain-containing protein; amino-acid sequence: MKHYNDISSFSKDIGEEVPEHPLFNISFGHKKNEGIDDIVFTAGFYIISFQKIISGEITYGKKEFDYGRGKMVFFKPNQTVTFKNVKLEDECFLITIDEDFLSGTAVNKEIKSYGYFEYEINEALNLSPAEEETIWNLVRIMHQEIHNNTDNYSKRILLAHLGTLLTYSQRFYKRQFINRLEIIGTFANRFQQLLNDYYDKNLVQQSGLPTVSYMAEKFNVSSRYLSDLLKQETGKTALELIHIHLIKEAKNLLIEGKMNISEISFTLGFENPNYFARLFKKEVGTPPNIFRENHLN
- a CDS encoding NADH-dependent flavin oxidoreductase, translating into MNTETIQTFENFEFKNGLKTKNRIAMTPMTTWASNDDYTVADDEIKHYEARSSDVGLVITGCTRVTANGIGFNNEYAAYDDAFLPGLEKLATAAKRGGAPAILQIYHAGNKAVLDLIPDGIPVSAGNVATAPSAFSAGGVVSRELTHSEILEIIKAFGDTTYRAIKAGFDGVELHGAHGFLLQNFFSPYYNQRNDHWGGSEEKRMNFALEVIKEVQDVIKKYADRPFLIGFRISPEEPESYRVKDTFPLIDKLIDAGIDYLHVSLSDLLNQKPLEDQNGNDTILKLILSHVDQRIPVIAAGGIKQAEDAVAAIELGLSLVAVGHALIINPDWVEIVANGERANEVLSMSKADELAIPKKLQAFMKVATGFFQIEE